Within Homo sapiens chromosome 2, GRCh38.p14 Primary Assembly, the genomic segment GGCTGCGTCCCAGGGGTCAGCACACACTTACTTCGATGGTGAAGACCCCCATAGCTTTTGTTCTTCAGCACTCAGTGGCTGGCTGTGGCCCCACAGAGGGGCTGGGGTGCAGCCTCCCCCTCTGCCAGCCCCCCTGGGCTCAATCTCCCAGGGGAACAGAGggggctgctcaggaggctggcaGGAGGAGAGTCCCTGcggcagggcagggcagaggcacCGCTTGTCCCTGAAGCTGGGAGGTGGCTCAGCTGCACAGCACCCGGAGGGCCTGCaggcagctgggggtggggaccctgctgggcacggtgggggCCCGCACTCGGGGACCAGGCCTGTGGGAGGCCCTCGTGCTCAGGGCAACACTGTGACCTCCTCTGACTCCGCCCCCAGCTAAGTTGTGCACTGTCAGAAACAGGCCAGGGAGGCACAGCCTGTTTGTGAATCGGACTTTTCCAGGATTCCTTCCCAGCTTAGGAGATTGGAGACCCTGGGGGGCCCCTCCTGTGTGTTGAAGTCCCATGGTTCCGGCTCCCCTTTCTTCCTGACCTGAGTGGTCTGAACACACAGGTGAGAGGGAGGGAGCCAAAAAGCTGGGTGATGAGACAAACAGGTAGCCCCAGGAGACCACAGGGATTCCGGTCCTGAAGGGAGATGGCTGGGTGTGAGGGGGAGGCAGGAAGCTCTGCCTTTTCTTCTGAGAATGTGGGACCCTGTGGCCTTCGCAGCATCCTCACAGCCGGAGTCTTCTTAGCGAAATTGAGGGTGGTTCTTCACGCTTTCCCCCACTGCCCTCTCAACCGGGCAGCTCTTCTGGAAGGCAACTGGACCATCCAGGTGCTGTTCTAACTCTAAAAACACGGCCACAGACCCCCGCATCCAGGGATGGTTGCGGCTCCTCGGATCCTTGCGCCTCTGCAGCTTCTCAGAGTGGAGGGCAGATGTGTGCAGCAGCTGAGGGGCAGCTGCCGGGGTCAGTGGGAGCCCAACATGGCAGGCAGGCCAGAAGCGTGGGCCCAGAAGGCCCAGTCTCATATTCTTGCTCAGGGATTTGCCTTCTGTAAAAATCCTTTGTAAGCGACCATCTCAAGGCACTCTATAGAGATCGTGGGTATTGCACTGTGGCCCGGTGCCCAGTAAGTTCTGGATGCTCCAAAAATTGTACAGATGATTCAACTGAATTCCATCTATTTTGTTCTAAACCTTCCTCTTTGACACTGGCGTGTCCACACCCCCACTGCAAGGATTCGGCAAACTGACCTCAGTGTTCTGGTGCCTGCCAGGCCCCGACAGCTGCGTTTTGGGGCAGCCGTGTGGACATGTGCCCTTCTCTCTCCAGATTCCTGGTGTTTCTGCGGTACCAGTGTTACTATGGGTATCCGCCGCTGACCTACCTGGAGTACCCCATCCTCATCGCGCAAGGTAACAGCCCCTTCCCTGTCCAGCGGACTGCCACGGGTCTCCCCTTCCCCCCTCACTCGGAGCCTCTCTCTTTCAGATGTCATCCTCCTGCTCTGTATCTTTCATTTTAACGGGAACGTGAAGCAGGCCACTCCTTACATCGCTGTGTATCCTTTCTGAATCTGAGCCAGAAGTGGGAACGGGGATGTTATTTGTGAATGGTATGCATTGTGAAGCAGGCTCCTTTACCAGATGTGTATTTTTtggttaaactaaaaaaaaaaaaaaaaaaaatcccaaatgcaAACGTGTCCATGTACACCAGAGATGCCCTCAGTACAGCCCCTGCTGCTCCTCCGAGACCAGCATGCCCTGGGCGGTGCCAGCAGGCCGAGTGGAAGGCAGATCGGTAGAGTCCACCCCTGCTAAGAGCAGCATCGTCCAACTGCATTAGTTCATGTGAGACATTTCTTCCTGCCCTGATAATGTCCTCCGAGGATTGGAAGCAATAATAATGAGAGTATCCGGCGCCTCTCAAGACGTTAGCTTAGAGGCTAAACCTTGAGGTCTGAGGGGCAGTTGTTGGCCCAGAGGCTTGCAGTGGGAGCCTGGTCAGCTCAGAGACCTGTTCCTGCTCAGTGGCACTTCCTGTGAATGAGGGTGAGGCTTCATTTCAGTTCTCTTTGTAAAGACTCACTAGTTGAACGTCACACTCCTTAAAAAGCCAggagagtgtttttttttttttgtttcatttttggtttttattttgagacggtctcgctctgtggcctaggctgggttgcagtggtgggatcaaagctcactgcagccttgacctcctcggTCAAGCTTGATTGCCttgatcaagtgatcctcctgcctcagcctcccgagtagcttggactattgaagaatgccaccacacccagttaatttttaaattttttgtagatacggggtctcactatgttgcccaagttacAAGatgttttaaccttttttttaagagacagggtctcactatgtcacccaggctggagtgcagtggctggattagagctcactgcagccttgaacttctggggcCAAggaatcttcccgcctcagcctcctgagtagctggagctacaggtgcatgctactatgcccagctaattaaaaaacattttttttagagattgggtCCTGGTATGTtacccagactagtcttgaactcccggactcaagcgatctttccaccttggctttccaaagtgctgggattacaggcatgagctgccacttCTGGCCCAAGAAAGTGTTTTGAATGGCACTAGCTGTCAGCCTGTCCTGccacatctgtgaaatggcttGAGCTGTTTCTTCCCATGCCCTCTTCAGAGTGGAGGAAGGAGGGCAGAGCCAGGCCTGTGGCCCGCAGGCCATGAGAATGTGGGTGTGGAGTGGTGGGAAGCAGTTGGCCTGGAGCCAGACAGGACAGGTCCCTGCCACCACAGGGGTGGCTTCAGCATACACCATAAACTGTGCGTCCCCCATCTGTGACATGGGATCATAATGCCTATGTTTTAGGGTTACTGTAAGAGCTAGAAGTACCAGAAACACAGTCAAGCAGAGTAAATGACAGGGCCATTGTGGTGGTTTTACTAGAGGCGAGGCTCTGCAGCCTGTGTCTATGGAGGGAGCTGGGTTCTGGCTGAGTCCTGACCCTCTGCTGTTTCCCCGAGTGGCAAGCTCTGCTGCCTCAGTTTCTGTCTGCGGAAAGAGGGATCGCACAGCTGTACTGCACCTCAACACTTCACGGTCAGTCCCAGCTGGTTAAAGGTTTTGGTAAACAGTACTttgaagatgaaaagagttacataatttacttttgaaataaaatgcaacAGCTTTGTGAAGATAGTGAGGCTGCAGATTAGAAAATTTGGGTGCTGGTGGCACTGGGAGATACCACATGGCTGGATGCTGATGGCGAGTCTGTAGTATCAGCAAGATGCTTATAATCTCCCATTGGTTGTGACTTACGGAGAGCGAAAGAATAGGGTTACCATATTaatgaatacttttatttttattttattttattttatttttgagacggagtcacactctgtcgcccaggctggagtgcagtggtgccatctcagcgcactgcaagctccgcctcccgggttcacgccattctcctgcctcagcctcccgagtagctgggactacaggcgcccaccaccatgcccggctaattttttgtatttttagcagagacggggtttcaccatgttagccaggatggtttcgatctcctgacctcgtgatccacctgcctcagcctcccaaagtgctgggattacaggcgtgagccaccgtgcccggcctaatgaatacttttaaatattgctTGGGATATACTTCTACTGATAATTATTGGCCAGGTgtagcggctcatgcctataatcccagtgtgTTGGGTGgtcgaagtgggaggatcatttgaggccaggagtttgagactagcctgggcaacatagtgggattcCCTAGCGCTccaaaaatataagagaaaaaatgagcCATGTGTGGTGtctcatacctgtcatcccagctacttggggaaaGTTACTTGTTTTCGacctgaaattaaaatttaactgggtgtcctgtacttttatttgtgaaatctggcaaccctacaaATAAATCATCTGTAGGATCTCAGGAGCTCCTACTATTggtcaaattttataaaatgtatattcagaaTACACAGAATGAGGTGGGATAGAACAGAATTGGTGGGGGGAGGAGTCacaaaaattagatttaaaaattgagttagtgttttaaaaacaggattCTATCCAGCCAGCTTCGAGCTACCTTCTGGTGTTGATCAGGCTGTGAGTATTTAGTTCCACTGACTTTTAGCACAGGGCATTGTCTGTTTCAATATCTTCATTTAATTAATGTTTGAAATTATAATAACAGCAGTCTCTTGAGTCGGTGCTACGTGCTTGTAggcattttacagataagcaaatcaAGGTGGAAAGAtggaaagtgacttgcccaagggcacTCCAGAGACTCTTGGCTGTCCCCTTCCAGCCCTGGCCGCTGTCTCCTGGGTGCTTGTTCAGCTCCCTAGCTGGCCTCTATTCCCGTGGCGTCACCGAGCTCGGTGCACATGCCTGACTTCCAGCATTGCCCACCCCAGCTGTATCATTTTTACAGTGGAGTTTGTGGGGAAAGGTGGAAGTCAGTAAACAGAAATTCACATCACAGCAATTTTGCAGAACATTCCTGCTTTATAATGTTGGACTTCTCCTTTAAGTGCTTAGCTTTTGACCATAAATCAGAGAAGTCTGCATGGTCTAGAATTCAGTGGGCAGTGAAACCACTAGGAATGTTCCCAATCCTAGGGAGCAGTCCATGAGCGTGGGTGTCTTTGTATTTCTCTTCTGTAACCTGTTTTCGTTCTTTTGAATTCTGAGCAGGTGTTCACTTGCGACCCTTTTCGTCCCTTCCAAATCCGGCAGGTTCTGGTAGCAtgtcctcccctcccacccacctgGCTTCTGCGTGCCGCTGTCTGTGGTCTTGGTTTGTATATGTGAGATGGGAGGGTGGCGCGGATGTGGGTGACCCACTGCTGTGTCCCTTAGCACTTGGTAAGATTGGTGTCTTCTTGGTTCATCCTTGCCCTGCAGAAGTGGATCATAGACCTGGCCATGGTAAGTATTATGCTTGAAAAGAAAGTAGGAGGAATAAGCTACCTTGGAGAGAACttgatagatatttatatatatatatatatatttttttttttttgaaatggagtttcactcttgttgcccaggctggagtacaatggcgcaatctcggctcaccacaacctccacctcctgggttcaagggattctcctgtctcagcctctcgagtagctgggattacaggcatgtgccaccacacccagctaatttttttttttaattgattcatttttgttttcttttttttttagtatttattgttattcttgggtgtttcttgcagagggggatttggcagggtcacaggacaatagtggagggaaggtcagcagataaacaagtgaacaaaggtctctggttttcctaggcagaggaccctgcggccttccgcagtgtttgtgtccctgggtacttgagattagggagtggtgatgattcttaacgagcctgctgccttcaagcatctgtttaacaaagcacatcttgcaccgcccttaatccatttaaccctgagtggacacagcacatgtttcagagagcactgggttgggggtaaggttatagatcaacagcatcccaaggcagaagaatttttcttagtacagaacaaaatggagtctcccatgtctacttctttctacacagacacagcaacaatctgatttctctatcttttcccctttcccccttttctatttgacaaaaccaccattgtcatcatggcccgttctcaatgagctgttgggtacacctcccagacggggtggcggccgggcagaggggtcctcacttcccagaaggggcggccgggcagaggcaccccccacctcccggacggggcggctggccgggcgggggctgaccccccacctccctcctggacagggcggctgccgggcggagacgctcctcacttcccagacgggctGGCTGCCGGGCgtaggggctcctcacttctcagaggggcggctgccgggcagaggggctcctcacttctcagactgggcggcggggcagaggcgctccccacatctcagacgatgggcgaccgggcagagacactcctcacttcctagacgggatggtggccgggaagaggtgctcctcacttcccagactgggcagccgggcagaggggctcctcacatcccagacggggcgacggggcagaggcgctccccacatctcagacgatgggcgaccgggcagagacgctcctcacttcccagactgggcagccgggcagaggggctcctcacatcccagacgatgggcggccaggcagagacgctcctcacttcccagacggggtgtcggccgggcagaggctgcaatctcggcactttgggaggccaaggcaggcggctgggaggtgcaggttgtagcgagccgagatcacgtcactgcactccagcctgggcaacattgagcactgagtgaacgagactccatctgcaatcccggcacctcgggaggccgaggctggcagatcactcgcggttaggggctggagaccagcccggccaacacagcgaaaccctgtctccaccaaaaaaatacgaaaaccagtcaggcgtggcggcgcacgcctgcaatcccaggcactcggcaggctgaggcaggagaatcaggcagggaggttgcagtgagccgagatggcggcagtccagtccagcttcggctcggcatcagagggagaccgtggaaagagagggagagggagagggatccccagctaatttttgtatttttagtagagacagggtttcactgtgttggccaggctggtctcgaactcctgacctcagatgatccacacgcctcggcctcccaaagtgctgggattacaggtgtgagccacggcagcTGGCCACTAGCAGTTTTAGAATGAAGAATTGAGCATCAGTTAACTAGCTTCTTCTTAGGTTCATAATGGCATGTTGGCCTTGTCCTGGAGAGGGGCTGACTTTTTTTCATACTTGGCTCAGGGCCGAAAATTTCCAAGGGCTCCTGAGGGTGGTTCAGGATGTGTTTGACCACAGACCTCTCCAAGGTGACAGAAGTGAACGTTTCTACCCAACGAGAAAAGGAGGAGAACTAACTGGTGGTCACAGGGCACTGCCTGCCACACGCAGACTCATgaatttctttcccctttcccccaacaTCTTGTCTGGAAAGTAGACTAGATTCTCTGTTACATTTCTGTTACatttcaaccctgtgacttgGGAGAGCAAATAAGTAGGGTTGCCATATTAACAAGGAACACTTTTTCAGTACGTGTATGTCCAAAATACTGCATGGGTcgaggtggggtggctcacgtctggaatctcagcaccttgggaggccgaggcaggcagatgacctgaggtcaggagttggaggccagcctggccaacaggcgaaaccctgttctctactaaaagaaaatacaaaaattagccatgcatggtggcgggcacctgtaatcccagctacttgggagactgagtcaggagaatcgcttcaaccccggaggcggagcttgcagtgagccaggatcacgccactgcactccagcctgggtgacagagcgagactgcatctcaaaaaacaaacaaaatattgcatgggacatacttgtactaaaacattatttgttgttgttctgaaatttaaatttaactagaTGTCCTGTATTTTTGTTTGCCAACTCTCACAACCCTGTAAATGAGCCATCTCTATGTTCTCAGTAGGTCTTACTACTGATGAGTTGGGGTGGTTCTAGTTCTATTAGCCCCCATACAGCAGCTGTGAGCCTTCACCCCTGAGGAAACATCCTTCTAGCAGTGTTGAGATACAGGCTTGTCAAGAATGGagggatgtggtggctcatgcctgttatcccagagctttgggaggccgaggcgtgcagatcacctgaggtcagcagttcgagaccagcctggtcaaaatggcgaaaccccgtctactaaaaatacaaaaattatctgggtgtggtggcgcatgcctgtaatcccagctactcgggaggctgaggcaggagaatcgcttgaacccgggaggcggaggttgcagtgagccaagatcaagccattgcactccagcctgggcaacagagcaagactccatttcaaaaacaaaacaaaacaaaagaatcaaGTTCAGGGGTCAAGGGCAACAACAGCTTTTAGGTGTTTGTTCTGTGCCCTTAGCAGTAGTCATCTATTCTAACTATAACATTGATGATATAACATTTCATGGAATATAATTTTGATTCTTTCCTTTATCATGCAAGGGCTGAACACCAGGCTCCGTGCTGTGTCTGCCCATAGCCCTCCTTCACTGACTCAATGAGTGTTCCTCACGCACCTGCTCTGAGGTACCAGGGTCCGGGGCACAAGGTGGCCCAGATCTGAGGGTCGTGGAGCCCCAGTGCAGGAGAACGAGCAGGGCCTTCAGAGCTCACACATGGTAGCAAAACCCCAGAATCCTAGAGAGGAGCGGGTGCTGCTTGAATCAGTGGAAAACCTCCATTGTAGAATGTTCCATTTTTTTGGCTTTCAAATGCAGGTACCCGAGATCGTTCCCCCAGAGGTCCTAAACTGTGCTTTCATGGTTAAATTGATAATTCATATACTCATAGTTTATTCACAAGAAAATGATTAAAGTACTTAAAAATGATCtgcaaggccgggtgcggtggctcacgcctgtgatcccagcactctgggaggccgagacgggcggatcacaaggtcaggagatcaagaccatcctggctaacacggtgaaacctcgtctctactaaaaatatataaaaaaaaattagccgggtgtggtggcgggcacctgtagtcccagctactcaggagggtgaggcaggagaatggcgtgaacccgggaggcagaggttgcagtgagccaagattgagccactgcactccagcctgggtgacagcaagactctgtctgaaaaaaaaaaaaaagctctccgTGACAGCTAAGCATCCCTTCTTTCCAATCCTGTTCCTGGATTAGACTGTTTTACAGAAAAACTTCATAGTCTCCAATTGAATTAATGTGATAAGACATTCCAGGGCTTGGTTGGGGCCCAAACCAACACTACTTCAGGACTGTAAAAATAGCTTTGTTCCTGAAAGATGAATCTGGTAGAATATCTAGCAGGCAAGCTTGTGTTTAACACGAGTGTGTTGTAATGTGGTCTGGGACCCTGATGTGTGTGAACAAAGCCAGCTTCCCCAGCTCTTCCCATTCCGCACCGACTCCTCGCCACCCCGCCGAGCCTGTGTTCTGGCTGGTTCTCTGGTGCGAGCCCTCCCCTgcagtcctccctcctctgctctgTCCAGGTCTCCTGATTGCACAAGAGCCCCTCTCCTCACAGGTCTCCCTGCCTGGGGCCAGCCATCCTCCGAGCATCTGCACCCAGCTCTCAGGGTGACTTTAGTCCTGCCACAGGCCTGACCACAGGTTCTTGGTCAACTCCTCTGCCCAAGAGCACTCCCTGCGGTTCCCTTCtccataattccttttttttttcttgtgagacagagtctgaccctgttgttcaggctagagtgcagtggtgtgatctcggctcactgcaacctctgccttctgggttcaaatgattcttgtgcctgagcctcctgagtagctgggaccacaggcacacgccaccacgcctggctaatttttatattttttgtagagatggggtttcaccatgttggtcaggctggtctcgaactcctggcctcaagtgatcctcctgccttggcctcccgaagtgctgggattacaggcttgagccactgcaccctgcctcccTTCTCCATAATTCTTCCTTGTCCAAGTGACGCCTTCTCTCCTCCCAAGTCATCCTGGATGCACCTTTATCATCACGTTTGCCAGACTGCATTATTATTAAGGATTTATTCCCTCAGCAAGGATTTGTTGAGTGCCGGCCAGGTGCCAGCACTGTCACAGGTCCTGGGGACCCAGCAGGAAACAGACCGAGTGTTCCCCATGAGCTTTCCTTCTCCAGGGGAGACAGAAGGTAAACAAGCTGCTCTTGTCAAGGCCAGCGGCTTTCATTCGCGCCAGAGCCTGTGGCCAGTTCTCATTCCTCTTCTTCATTCATATCTCGGTAGCTTTTGACACCATCGATCAGGACTCCTTCTTGAATCACTGCCCACCGGGCTTCCAGGAAGCCGTGCTCCCCAGTGTCCCTTCCCCTTGATCCTTTCTGTGTCCTTGCTGGTTCCTCCTCAGCTCCCTGACTTCCGTGTTCCCAGGGCTCCAGCACACACCGCACAGCCAACCACTGGCTACCCTTGCCTGACGACTGAGCCTCTCCAACCTCGCGTGTCCAGAACTGGGTTTCTGAtctcccaccctgcccctctCCCACCTTCATCTTAATGTGTCTCAGTTAATGGGAACTCTGTTCTTCCACTGCAAAGGCCAGAAACACCGGAGATTAGAATCACCctggatttctctcttttttttttttttttttttgagacagagtcttgctctgtcaccaggctggaatgcagtagcatgatcttggctcactgcaacctccacctcctgggtttaagtgattctcctgcctcagcctcccgagtagctgggactacaggcacgtgccaccacacccagctaatttttgtgtttttagtagagatggggtttcaccatgttgaccaggacggtctcgatctcttgacctcgtgatctgcccgcctcggcctcccaaagtagtgggattacggcgtcagccactgtgcccagccagatttctCTTTTTGCCACATCCCATTACCACTCCctcagcaaatcctgttggctTTGCCTTTGAAATATATCCGGAACCTGAACACTTCTCACCTCGTCTGTTTCTACTGCCCTCGTACAAACCCAGGTGACTGCACTAGCCTAACTGGTCTCCCAGGTGTCACCTTGTCTCCCTTCGGTCTACACTCAACCCAGAGACTGGAGTTTCAGCTGCTGAAGAGGCTGATGCTGGCAGGGCTGGTGGTGGTCAGCGTCGAGGATGCTGTGCAGAGCAGCAGGCTTATTTGTGAGGATCTCTTACCTCACTGTATAGCAGAGGCCTGAGCGCACCACCACACAGACTATCAGAATAGCCAGAAATTCAGGGCTGAGGTGCCGCGGCTTGCTGCTGGAGTTTGTTTGTCAGTTCAGAACAGCATAGATTTCCCCAAGCTCTAAAACACAGTatctcagtacttttttttttttttgagacggagttgcactctgttgccagggctggagtgcagtgatatgatctcagctcactgcaacttctgcctcccaagttcaagggattctcctgcctcagccttcctagtagctgggattacaggcgcccgccactacacccagctaatttttttgtatttttagtagagacggggtttcaccatgttggccaggctggtctcaaactcctgaccttgtgattcgtccgcctcagcctcccaaagtgctgggattacaggcctgagccaccgcacctggctcctCAGTACTTACTTCTCATTGGAGGTGTAGATAGATGAACCTCTGTGGCCaagcattgattctttctcattccCAACTTCAAACTAGCTCTGGCCATTAGTTACCCACTGCACGGTGGAATCTGTGAgttataaataaatgtcttagtctgggcatggtggctcacacctgtaatcccaacattttgggaggctgaggcaggcagatcacctgaggtcaggaatttgagaccagcctggccaatgtggcgaaaccctgtctctactaaaaatacaaacattagccaggtgtggtggcacgtgcctgtactcccagctacttgagaggctgagacaggagaattgcttgaacctgggaggtggaggttgcagtgagccaagattgtgccactgcactccagtctgggcaacagagtgagactctgtcttaactaactaactaactaaataaatgtcTCACTATTCCATTCTTTTTCACCAAACTTAGGTTTCAACTTTGTACAAATCCATTATTATtttgacactccagcctgggtgacagagtgagactgtcataaataaataaataaatgtctcacTATTGCATTACTTTTCACTAAACTTAGGTTTCAACTTTGTACAATTCCATTATTATTTTGACCTGAAAATTTGGCTTCAAAAATGCTTTGAGTATCTCGtgctcttttgctttttttttgagatgggagtctcactctgtcacccaggctggagtgcagtggcacgatctcaactcactgcaagctccacctcccgggttcatgccattctcctgcctcagcctcccgagtagctgggactacaggcgcccaccaccacgcccagctaattttttgtatttttagtagagacggtgtttcaccgtgctagccaggatggtctcgatctcctgacctcatgatctgcctgcctcggcctcccaaagtgctggaattacaggtgtgagccaccgcacctggcctcttttgcttttttaacaaATCGACTCGTGACTTTCTCACATTTTATCTGCAAACAGAATCTATGTACTTTCATCAGCGCGGCCAGTAAGTTTGCACAGCTCCAGTGTCTGTGGAAGACGAGAGACTCAGGAACTGTGAGTGCGCTGACTTGGAGCCTCTCTTCCTATACCTGTGCAAGTAAGAACCGGACTCACATGGTGGGGAGGCCTTTGGTAGCACCAAGTGTCTACGTAGTAGGGTGTTAAGTTGGTGTTGAAGTAACATGGTCCCTGGCGCTTTACTACTTTACAAATGGCTACTCAGCTAGAACCTCCTAAGTGTATCCATGTTTACAAAGATGATTTAATGCAAACTGCTCTCCATTTTCTGTAAAATCCAagttgccaagaaaaaaaaaagtgaaagcctATTTTTCTCCAA encodes:
- the SLC66A3 gene encoding solute carrier family 66 member 3 isoform a precursor (isoform a precursor is encoded by transcript variant 1), giving the protein MEAALLGLCNWSTLGVCAALKLPQISAVLAARSARGLSLPSLLLELAGFLVFLRYQCYYGYPPLTYLEYPILIAQDVILLLCIFHFNGNVKQATPYIAVLVSSWFILALQKWIIDLAMNLCTFISAASKFAQLQCLWKTRDSGTVSALTWSLSSYTCATRIITTLMTTNDFTILLRFVIMLALNIWVTVTVLRYRKTAIKAE
- the SLC66A3 gene encoding solute carrier family 66 member 3 isoform c precursor (isoform c precursor is encoded by transcript variant 3) — encoded protein: MEAALLGLCNWSTLGVCAALKLPQISAVLAARSARGLSLPSLLLELAGFLVFLRYQCYYGYPPLTYLEYPILIAQDVILLLCIFHFNGNVKQATPYIAVLVSSWFILALQKWIIDLAMQE
- the SLC66A3 gene encoding solute carrier family 66 member 3 isoform b (isoform b is encoded by transcript variant 2); protein product: MEAALLGLCNWSTLGVCAALKLPQISAVLAARSARGLSLPSLLLELAGFLVFLRYQCYYGYPPLTYLEYPILIAQDVILLLCIFHFNGNVKQATPYIAVLVSSWFILALQKWIIDLAMNLCTFISAASKFAQLQCLWKTRDSGTVSALTWSLSSYTCAILLRFVIMLALNIWVTVTVLRYRKTAIKAE
- the SLC66A3 gene encoding solute carrier family 66 member 3 isoform X1 encodes the protein MEAALLGLCNWSTLGVCAALKLPQISAVLAARSARGLSLPSLLLELAGFLVFLRYQCYYGYPPLTYLEYPILIAQDVILLLCIFHFNGNVKQATPYIAVLVSSWFILALQKWIIDLAMNLCTFISAASKFAQLQCLWKTRDSGTVSALTWSLSSYTCARSRSLSQAGVQ
- the SLC66A3 gene encoding solute carrier family 66 member 3 isoform X2, with the translated sequence MEAALLGLCNWSTLGVCAALKLPQISAVLAARSARGLSLPSLLLELAGFLVFLRYQCYYGYPPLTYLEYPILIAQDVILLLCIFHFNGNVKQATPYIAVLVSSWFILALQKWIIDLAMFFYVL
- the SLC66A3 gene encoding solute carrier family 66 member 3 isoform d precursor (isoform d precursor is encoded by transcript variant 4) yields the protein MEAALLGLCNWSTLGVCAALKLPQISAVLAARSARGLSLPSLLLELAGFLVFLRYQCYYGYPPLTYLEYPILIAQDVILLLCIFHFNGNVKQATPYIAVYPF